One segment of Solibacillus isronensis DNA contains the following:
- a CDS encoding TatD family hydrolase, with translation MSTFIDTHVHLNADQYDEDLQEVIDRAIEANVEKMVVIGFDKKTIERAMRLVEDYDFIYAVIGWHPVDAVDCTDEYLNWIEELAKHPKVVGIGETGLDYYWDKSPKDVQQYWFRKQIQLAKKLELPIIIHNRDATGDVVRILQEEDAAAVGGIMHCFGGSVETARECINMNFMISLGGPVTFKNARQPKEVAAEIPLEHLLIETDAPYLAPHPFRGKRNEPAFVTLVAEEIARLKELPVEEVANKTTENAKRFFKI, from the coding sequence ATGAGCACATTTATAGATACACATGTCCATTTAAACGCAGATCAGTATGATGAAGATTTACAGGAAGTAATTGACCGTGCTATTGAAGCCAACGTAGAAAAGATGGTTGTCATCGGCTTTGACAAAAAAACGATAGAGCGTGCGATGCGACTAGTAGAGGATTACGATTTTATTTATGCAGTGATTGGTTGGCATCCGGTAGATGCAGTTGATTGTACAGACGAGTATTTAAACTGGATTGAAGAACTGGCAAAGCATCCTAAAGTTGTCGGAATCGGTGAGACAGGACTGGATTATTACTGGGATAAATCTCCGAAAGATGTTCAACAGTATTGGTTCCGTAAGCAGATCCAATTGGCAAAAAAACTCGAATTACCAATTATCATTCATAATCGCGATGCAACAGGCGATGTTGTGCGGATTCTACAAGAGGAGGACGCAGCAGCTGTTGGCGGGATTATGCATTGTTTTGGCGGTAGTGTTGAAACAGCTCGCGAATGCATAAACATGAATTTCATGATTAGTCTAGGAGGACCGGTAACATTTAAAAATGCACGTCAGCCAAAAGAAGTCGCGGCAGAAATTCCGCTGGAGCATTTGCTAATTGAAACAGATGCGCCTTATTTAGCTCCACATCCATTTCGTGGAAAACGAAATGAGCCGGCATTCGTTACATTGGTGGCAGAGGAGATTGCTCGTCTGAAAGAATTGCCTGTGGAAGAAGTTGCTAATAAAACAACGGAAAATGCAAAGCGCTTTTTTAAAATTTAA